The Amyelois transitella isolate CPQ chromosome 20, ilAmyTran1.1, whole genome shotgun sequence genome has a segment encoding these proteins:
- the LOC132902969 gene encoding meso-2,3-butanediol dehydrogenase-like codes for MMDFTDKVVLITGASSGIGAAAAIYFSKQSAKLSLVGRKENNLRKIALYCEKSKGNKPLAITADLTDDGDIKRVIDETIDHYGKLDVLVNNAGIIGMGGIKNTTMETYDNIMATNLRSVFHLTMLATPHLIATKGCIVNTSCIASKKPSTMSLCYNMSKAALDQFTKCIALELAPDGVRVNSINPGFVKTNLLKDIGLSEEQLELFIKNVVGNMPLKKAVESDEVAALIGFLASNNAKSITGSCYIVDGGSILR; via the coding sequence atgatgGATTTTACGGACAAAGTAGTGTTAATAACTGGTGCAAGTTCCGGTATTGGTGCAGCTGCAGCTATTTATTTCTCTAAACAGTCTGCAAAATTATCCTTGGTCGGCCGtaaggaaaataatttaagaaaaattgcTTTATATTGTGAAAAGTCTAAGGGCAATAAACCTTTGGCAATTACAGCTGATCTTACCGACGACGGAGACATAAAACGAGTTATAGACGAAACTATTGATCATTACGGAAAACTAGATGTCCTTGTAAATAACGCCGGTATAATTGGTATGGGTGGAATCAAGAATACAACAATGGAAACATACGACAATATCATGGCTACAAACTTGAGGTCTGTCTTTCATTTGACTATGCTAGCTACCCCCCATTTGATAGCAACCAAAGGCTGTATAGTTAACACATCTTGTATTGCAAGTAAAAAGCCAAGTACTATGTCACTTTGTTACAATATGTCGAAGGCAGCATTGGACCAATTTACCAAATGCATCGCTTTGGAGCTAGCACCAGACGGCGTAAGAGTTAACTCAATCAACCCTGGCTTTGTTAAGACTAATCTACTGAAAGATATAGGCTTGAGTGAAGAACAATTGGAATTATTCATAAAGAATGTTGTTGGAAACATGCCTCTAAAGAAAGCAGTGGAGAGTGATGAAGTTGCTGCTTTGATTGGCTTTTTAGCAAGCAATAATGCGAAGAGTATAACTGGCTCCTGTTATATTGTTGATGGAGGCAGTATCCTACGTTAA